GTTTACTTGTTATCCATACATGAAGAATGTAATACTTCTACATCTTGGTTGGACGATGCTGAGCTCAAACTTATGGAATTGAGAACTTCTGTTCCAGAGAAGTTAATTGAAGAAAGTTCACTCAATGTGTCATTTACTCAGTGTAAGGTTGAGTTTGTTGCCGAGAAATCGATGGAGGAATACATGAGCGATGTTGAGAAGTGTAAGCAATACATCAAAGACGGCGAAAGCTATGAGTTGTGCCTCACAACccaaattaggaaaaaaattgaGGAAACTGATGCCCTGAGACTTTACCTCAGGCTCAGAGAAAGAAATCCGGCACCTTATGCTGCTTGgctaaatttttcaaaagaagataTATGTATCTGCTGTTCATCACCAGAACGGTTCCTGCAGTTGAATAGGGATGGTGTGCTGGAAGCGAAACCCATTAAAGGTACTACCAAGCGAGGAGTGACAACAGAGGAAGATGAACTGCTCAAAATGCAGTTGCAGTATAGGtatgttcttcaaatttagTGCTGAAAAACAATGCTAGTAATTGAAGTACAATAGGGACTTTCTTTGACAAGATATTATCATTGGTAACCTCATTTTTGCTCACTATTAGATTGATTTCTCTTGATATAGTGAAAAGAACCAAGCGGAAAACTTAATGATCGTTGATCTTCTAAGGAACGACCTCGGTCGTGTGTGTGAACCGGGTTCTGTTCATGTTCCACTTCTCATGGACATAGAATCATATGCAACTGTGCATACTATGGTGAGCACAGTTCGAGGCAAGAAACAGCCAAATGTAAGCGCCATTGACTGTATAAAAGCAGCATTTCCTGGTGGTTCAATGACAGGAGCACCAAAGTTGAGGTCCATGGAAATCCTCGACTCCCTCGAGAATTGTCCTCGAGGTATTTATTCGGGTTGCATTGGATATATCTCGTACAATCAGACATTTGATCTTAATATCGTGATAAGAACAGTTGTTTTACATCAAGGAGAAGCGTCCATTGGAGCTGGAGGAGCTATTATTGCCCTCTCAGATCCTAGTGATGAATATGAAGAAATGGTGTTGAAAACACATGCTCCCTCCAGGGTGGTTATGGAATTCTCTTAGAACTTTTACCTTGAACCTCATCAGATCTTAGCCTTCAAAAATCCCCATAGTTTCCTTTTCCctcttttatttgtattttaaaatatatatcataaagATGTCTTGTATTACAGAATAGCAGAACGCATTCAGTTAtataaaagtttgattttgtttatttttgttgcaTTCCTAAATGAGTTTATTCctcttgattttgtttacaCCTTGTCTTCCtctttgctttttctttgttttcctccattttttatatacatttGGAGTTCATTTGGATCAATCATTTAATTTCcagtttgattttgtttttttattttttattttttaaatttaaatttcttcttttaatttttttttaataacaatttgataaaaggaagaaaattagATGTAGACTAGTTTTTATAAGaatagttaaaagaaaaaataaaataaaaaactacaTATTTATCAAATGATCCCCGACAGAATTATTGTTTAGGAAGATCACCGACACATTTACCATAGGTTTTGGAAAGCTCGAGGACGAGTCTACCCTAGTTTTTGAGGAGCTCGAGTCCTTTCTTCTTAATAAAATactttctaaataaaattaacatcATTCTCGTTCTTAACTAATATCAAAACAGATTCACTATTGAGCGGGTAAGGGTCAAGTAAATTGCTTGGGGTCTTAACTAATATCAAAACAGATCCACTATTGAGCGggtattaattatttaaattaggaTAACTAATTTTATATAGCTTTAATGTCTTTTTTCTATTACCCAAGTGAAAAATTGGtctgttaaattaaattaaattaaattaaaattagtgtATTAATTTGTGAAAGAAATGATGAGTAGGAGGGGGACAGGATATGAAGGTGATAAATTGGAGTCATAATTTGCAGAAGGGATAAGCTTCTTTAATCCTTACTCACAcccaattatttataattattgaccAAACcaacattataattattttatttttatttttatttttgtaatcaATTATTTGCCCTCCAAAAGCAAAACACCACTAATATCACTTGCATTTGTGTGATTGAGGTTTATGTCTCATTTATAAAGCTCAAAAAGAACaatgatttttcaattgaCAATAAGATTTGATTGCGATAATTAACAAAACTTAGGGTATTGTTTTGGAAGCttattatataattcattTCATAAAGCATCcaattatttgataatttggtctctatcatcattattttattacgtTCAAGTATTAATCAACCgtcaatttctttcttttcgtCATAAAAATGCAAGTGGattgaataaatatatactATAATTTTGTTCGTTTTGTGAGTCATGTCATAAATTTAACACCGCtattatatattcttatttatttatttaggtaTTGTtgttactatttatttttattaaattattaatatcaatATAGTAATTATGCTTAATGATCTTTAATTTGTACATATTTGtacatttaaaattagtattttatattatattaattgtttaatatgatttttattattaattaaatttttcataattatcatatttgtccgataaaatctttgatttaaaatttatatgaatgAACTTAAATTATATCCCATTAGAGGAAtcttgaaaatagaatagcTAAGAAAAACTTAACAGAATTTAAAGTCATTGCTTGTACCAATAAAGTGCACCTTTTTTCAGTAATTCAATTATGGAAACTAAATGTGTTTTATGTTGAACGAcctcttgaaattttttataatatatatatgagtgaaaacaaaatatgcgGAAATTAATTTAGACGAGAGATGTGttgaattttaatgttttttttttttttttaataatttggttCATAAGTAATttcctaatttattataagaatATAGTAATttcctcttattttattttttaaattaaccaaatcaagctaaatacaaaaataattatatataaaaaaaaaaaacaaaattataatatccaAATGATTGCAGGTGCTGTGAATCAAAAGCAAAGTAAACGTCAAATTTGAGGGTGAAAGCACCTTCTTTAACTCTCTTTTTCAATCGCTTTTGGTGAATAGATTGAAAGAAATTGACCATTCAGGcgctaaatttgaaatataattaactCAGAACAGTAAAAAGACGGTACGGGATTTAATTACTACAGTAATTTTGGTCTCCGGTAGTGGTTGCTAGGTTGGGACTTCGGTCCGTGAtttacctttttaaaaaagccAATTTATGCGGACTAATTTCCGCTTAATTTGGGATTTGTTATAGCTATTGCCTTCCAATTAGGTTGGACGAAAATTTAGTAAATTCcgtaatttctatttttagaataatttaaattggactaaaatagtcattttttaggtacattaaaatattaaaaatttacaaaattttaattcatggaAGGTAACGTACgtaaatgaataaatactATGTCCGAATGAGAGTGATCATGAGCATAAAATGGTTAGAAAAGACTTGTCACAATCACTCTTTTAATGACAGTGGACTTACGATTGTGCAGCACTCACTTCTCggcaacaagtgagttaagtcaATTCATTCTTGCGTCACCTACGGGCAAGCGACGTATACTCGAGACTCTGGCCCCAGTTCAataagaaagttttagaaaacgggggtagagagatttcgaaagagaattttgaaagtaggatttgaaagattgaaattggtACTATATGATACAAGCAAAAACGCAACAACAACGGTTTACAttatataactatcgggtagggGGAAGTTGACAACATAAGAGCCCGACACTGGGCTGTGTGTTAGAGAACGCTGAGCTCCGAAGATGGGGTGGACAACGGgaggtgtgccaatgaggatgtTGAGCCCATAAGGAGGCGGACtatgagatcacacatcgattggagagaggaacgagtgccacaTCGGTATGAGAGAGGAACTAAGCATTCTATATAAGCTTGTGTAGActgagttttaaaaattgaggCTAATGGAGATaggtaatgggccaaaactgACAATATCGGTTAACAGTGGGCTTCGACTATTACACTACTTATACCATACGTTCTTTTTAGATGGTTCAATCACGGGGATTAAGCTAGTTATACCAACATCCTCGTCCTCAATACACACTTTTGATGATTTTTATGGtttcttgaagaagaaggatcCATGGAGTTTGCTTTTTATACAGAGCTTTCATGCGCATCAAAATATGAGAGTGAAAGATAACtctaattccccacaaaagccTTAGCAACAACAAAACCCTTGACTTTATATTCCGTAATAATGAagtggaaagaaaaacaaaataaagaagagaTTCATAAAACCAATACaatctcttccttttcaaaaAGCCAACCCCATGCGCACAGTACCATGCCAATACCCAAAAACAATTTCCCACCCCCCACCAACTTTCCCGTTCATGACGCATTGCTACgatgtaatttcattctttcggGACTTATTGTTCATCGTTGGATCAACTTGTATATAGCTCAACTGACTGCACAGCTTCCATGTCAAAACCGAAAAAAAATTCCACACCCTACCAACCAAACCCACCTATCTCCCTTTACATATATGTAAtaactcaagctcaccgctagcctatattgtcctctttgagttttctcattgtcatctttgggttttccttttcgcCTCTAAAACAGGTATGAtaagaaaaggtttccacacccttacaaatgATGTTTTTTCGTTCTCccctctaaccaatgtgggatatcacaatccatccccttcggggctcaacgtcctcgctgacgctgtcactcgttcctttctccaatcgatgtgggaccccaccaaatccactcccttcggggccagcatccttactggcacaccgcctcgtgtctacccccttcgggggaCAGTCTCCTCGCTAGTACAtagtccagtgtctggctctactaccatttgtaacagccccactgctagtagatatttcaCAATATCGCATTAGTACACTATCCCTTCTTCAACTATTAGAAAACTTACTTTCATACTAATGTATGTTAAGCCAGTTACGTTCGACAAACGTGAATATAGCTCAATTAGTAAAGTTATACCTAGAGGTTCAAACGCTCCCCACATCAATCAAGTAGAGCATTCCATCAAAGATCCAATCAGAAAACATGAACGATCTTAAACAAAAACATCTGATATAAATGATCTCCAATGTCCAAAGAAACTCCGACACCAAATTCTCTGGGAACCATTTACTAATTACAAAgatatacaaatttaaaaaggaaaaaataaaacaggagagagaaaaagagagagagataaagttcattaaagaaaaatttaacaatcaaataaaaaaaataaaaaaataaaaaatctaattttgtGTCTCATTAAGGAATGGGCTCCACAAgtcttataaataaaataataaaataaaaaataaaataaaaattccacTTTAATTTTGAGGCGTTAATCCAAACACCATTCTTGAGGAAACTGTCGGTCgctgaaacaaataaataccGAAAGAGACTGaaaatcaaaaatcaaaaatcaaaaaaggAATTTGGCTTAGAATTttctcaaatatatatattttttaaaataataataataataataataacacgAAATtctgaaatattttgttttgacttgCAAAACAGCTTTGAGATctgaatatttttttggttgttttagAAGGTTGGCCATTGTAGAACAAAGGGTGGAGTGGACACCACACTGCCTTGCCTTAGGCAGGCAAAGTATCCCACTAAGATTTTTTCACCCTTTTCTGACCATTTTGTccctctccttttccttcaattccacatacaattttataataatattaataataatattaatactctctcttctttctgtGACATCTCGTCTCATTTTCCCTGCACGTAATAATAAACAATCACTAATTAGACTCTAATCACAATAATTACCCTCTTAATCACATTCTAATTTAACTATaaggaaatggaaaaatatagGCGTGCTTCAATGGGGTAACCATTTTCTCTGACTAAAATTGGtagcttttgaaaatgttcCCTTTGGAGGGGTTTTTACCTCTGACTCCCCACCCTGTTTTACTGCTTTACTGTCTGTCAAAAAGTTGATTTCAGTATGTATTCTACCTTACACACAACTTTTACCTCTACACCCTTTTGCTTTTTACCTAAACCCCTATTCCTGAATTTAGTTATATCTTAAGGACTAAATAGCAAAGAATTACAAATGTTGGGGACTAAAATgcaatggaaaaataaatgggTAAGGCTTGTTCCTATCCCATTGGTCAAACCTAATAAAACGGCTGTGTACTACAGAATGACAGGTTTGGTGCCTACTCTCAATGTGGAAGACATTGACTAGAATTATCCTCTAATTCTCCCAGCTTTACCAAGTGTCGGTGGCCTTCTCCTAGCTTACCTATGTTCTAGTCGTTAAAACCAAACAAAGCAGGCTTCTATTCATTGCCTTTTTCACCCTTTTGCTGAGCTACCACAAGGATTAGGACAACCCCACACAAACCCACAAATTGACAGTCTTATGTATTAAGCTTGCCACAAGAATAGGTAAGTCTAATGGTCGGGTTTGGgactgtaacagcccaaccaAGCCCACtgactagtagatattgtcgaGCTTTCGcttccaggcttcccctcaagattttagaATGTGTCTgcagagaggtttccactcttataaggaatgtttcgtcccCTCTCCGactaatgtaggatctcacaatccactctccttgggagcccagtgtcctcactggcacattgaCCCGTGATTgattctgatatcatttgtaacagcccaagcccccactactagcagatattcttttctaactaatgtgggatctcacatgggCGTTCGGGGATACTCTTCAAATTTCCATTGGAACGTGAGCATAATGCAAGAAATGGGACATGACCCGACACGTCGATTATATagagaaaagtaaataaagcTAATGGATCGATCGTTGaggaatataatataatttacagagaaattgaaaacaaagacGCTATATATATGCTTACCTTCTTCTATCTCTTGGAGTTTATCTCTCTATGGGTTTGAGGAGGGTAGCACTTGCTTGAAAGCAACAGTAGGAGCTATTCTGCAACTCCTTCTCTGATGCTCAAGAACAAGCTCTGCAGCAATCCAATCAAGTTTCTCATAATTAGTCTGCTCTGCAATCCTCTTCCCTCCAAACAGAACAGATTCAACATTCTTCTGTTTCAGCATCTCTTCTGCTAATCCAAGCAGCATATTTACATTGCTAGGGCTTGGATCTATTTCCACATTGGGACTGCACTTAACATTGCTGGATCCATTTGCCTGCCAAACCCCACAAATAATTACCATTAATAAGTTCATAATATGGGTATCTAAAGCTTTAAAACAGCATAAATTTAATGACAAAATGGGTCCCAATTGGGATAAAGCAACAGAAAATATATGGACAAGAGTAATAGCCATTCCGTAAGAAGACATGCCAGCGATGGGTACCTTTTTCATTCCCTTCACAATACTAAAAAGAAGGGCAAATACGAAAGTAAAGTGCCAAAATTTACCATCTTTTGGCGCAAGAATTGGGAAACAGTCTACGTTTTAGTTCCCTTAAAAGcagagaaaaataatacaaactCTCCTTGATTAGCTCGTTTTACCATGTACCACAAAATCAATTTCATGGTTAGATCCTTTGGTCAACATCAAGCCTTCACAAAGACAAAAGTGTTGGTAAAGTAAGAAATGAAGAACGGTTCCTTTCAAAGATCAAGATAAATAATGCTCAAACAGTTGAAATTTAGATCATTATATTGTTCTATAAAAGATGGGTTTGGTGAAAAAGACAGATTGGAGCAAAATCTTAAAAGTGAAACCATCTAAAACACGTTTCGGGCGAACGTAACTCATCGGCTTAAGTTTTTGGATTGATTAATGATTCGGGTCTTCTATGACCGATCGATCATGAATTTGAATCTCTATTTAAAAAGATAcgtaaaaaaatagttttgaagTTATGGTGGATTATCTCTAGGCCATATCACAGGCTGTCCACAGTATCTTCTGCACCCTATTACGCCAATATCAATCCATATAATATTCACCCAAAATAGAACAAAGAGTGAAAAACAAAGGCAGagtaaaaaagattattacGAATTGATTAAGGGTTTATGCTCATAGGGGAGGGGAGTCCAGAACAAGAGTGTTTCCGTACCTGAATTCGCACGTAATTACTGCTCTTGCACTGGCCGAAAGCCATGGCCACCGCTTGGTCCACCATGTCGGCCGCGCCCTCGCCGGAGATTCGAGCTATGGGTCGAGCCCACTGCTTCGCTTTCCAGCCCTTCACTTCATTGTAATCGTAATTCACCTCGAACAGTTGACCGGTCCCTAAAGACAGAACCAAAAGATCCTCAACCCCTCGCACGAATGGGAACTCTTGCTTATTGTGCAGCACGTGCGTGATCGCCGCCGCCGTCGGGTTGCTCATGGCTAATCCACCGTCGACGGCGAGGCACTGTGTTTGGTGGTCGATGGACTGCATTGGAACTGGTTCGAACACGCCTGGTTCGGCTGATGTGGCTCGACAGACCTCCCATAGCCGGAAATTGAAGCTCTCTGTCTCGAGAGCGTCGGCTCGGGAGAATAGAAACGGCGCCGTACTGGAGAGATCGTAGCAAGGGATTAGAACCGGTTTAAGAGTGTCCTTAAGCGTTAACGTTCTGCCGTTCTCTTCGAATGCCTCTTTCATCGCCTTCTCCAAACCGGCGGTGGCAGTAGCAGTGGCGGAGGAGGAAGAGCCGCTAGGTTTTCGTAGCCGTCGGAGAAAGGCGTTGCCGAGACTTGAAGACGAACGGTAGAATCGTTTCCCTTGCTCGGCGAGAAACCGCCACGTCTCCTCCGCATTGTAGATTGGACGGCTCTGGTCCTTGGTCGCAAAAAGCATCGCCGTGAAAATACCTCCAATGCCAGCCCCGGCGGCAACATCGAAATAATCAGCGATTCTAGCGTCCGGATTGCCGGATTTCGTCTTGAGAGCTTGTTCAAGATACGACAAAGCCTTACCGGAAAGAATCCCCCGCATGCCACCGCTATCGATGCTCAGAATGCAGATTTTCCCCCTTTGATTCTTAATCGCCGAAACGCCATTCACGGCGTCCGCTTGAGCTTCCGGCCGGGGATGAACCTCAGGCATCGATTCAATAACCGGAGAGATCTGCTTCGGTATCCAAAGCTTCTGATCGTCATAGCCAAACAAGAATTTACTCTCGAGAATTGAAAAAATCTCATAGCTCAACTTATCCGTATCAATACTCGGTTCTTGCATTTCCAACAAATTGGTCGTCATTTCCagatgagaaacaaaacacaaaaagatTTCTCAACCAAAGAAAATCTCGGGAGAGAAAACACGTTATATCCAAAGCTCAACTATACATCAAACAAATTAAGCCTCGAAGATCACGCCATTCAGAGAAATGAACATCGAGCTCTCAATTTCGAAACCAGGCCCCGAAATGTGTCGAGAAATTGCCTGATTAATCGACCCCCTGAAATCTATGGCCCCCCATTTCCCAACttagagatagagagagagaagtgggTAAACCTAAAAGCAATTTGTAAAAAGCTGCCTCGTATCATGGAGACGGAATTCCGGTTCAACCGATTCTCTCTTTTGGTAGTGGGTCAAACAAATTGGTAATCGctcctccttttcttcttttttctggAAAAGGTTTCGAAATCTTTTGATGAATGAAGGGGGGAAGATGCGAATGGAAGAATAAGCGGCCAACCACcagagaaacaaaatcaagaaaaagcCAACGAAATAGCGGCAGcgggaggaggaagaggaggaggaagaggtcGACGAAGAGCCAAATTTCAGTCGTTGCAGAGCAtgtctgtttttcttttttattattattatttattattattatttattattattattattattattattattattattattattatattctaaaaGAAGCCACGCCTATattccctctctctccctcccaacatataatataaatagtGGTTATCCAGTATTTTGAGAGCGACGAAGTTTAGGGCATTTTCGTCATTTACTTTCCCTagcaaaaatatatttttcttccattataaatttaataccAAAATTTTAGGTGTCGGCCTCAGCCTAGTTTAACAGACATGGATGCATATACTCACCAACTAACAGAGTTTGATcttcttgaattaaaataaccaTTAATTTTACCATCTATTTTACCCaacatcatttttaaatttatatttagtagactatttaaaattttaaatatatagatatattaagtacaaaattgaaatcgataaaatatttttaaaaaattagagatctatcctaaataataaattaatacacGCCTTTAaacttatattataaattaaaaaattattataaagtttttaaatttaattttttttacaattctAAAGGATTAAATTGTAATCTAACCATTTactattcatatttttttctttgttcacaattattacaatatttaaaattataattgttGAACTAGGTTAGATTAacgtaatttttatttaattaatagatTCCATTGCAATTGTAGTGTGCCACAATTTTgacaaa
This genomic window from Cucurbita pepo subsp. pepo cultivar mu-cu-16 chromosome LG01, ASM280686v2, whole genome shotgun sequence contains:
- the LOC111802187 gene encoding patatin-like protein 6, encoding MTTNLLEMQEPSIDTDKLSYEIFSILESKFLFGYDDQKLWIPKQISPVIESMPEVHPRPEAQADAVNGVSAIKNQRGKICILSIDSGGMRGILSGKALSYLEQALKTKSGNPDARIADYFDVAAGAGIGGIFTAMLFATKDQSRPIYNAEETWRFLAEQGKRFYRSSSSLGNAFLRRLRKPSGSSSSATATATAGLEKAMKEAFEENGRTLTLKDTLKPVLIPCYDLSSTAPFLFSRADALETESFNFRLWEVCRATSAEPGVFEPVPMQSIDHQTQCLAVDGGLAMSNPTAAAITHVLHNKQEFPFVRGVEDLLVLSLGTGQLFEVNYDYNEVKGWKAKQWARPIARISGEGAADMVDQAVAMAFGQCKSSNYVRIQANGSSNVKCSPNVEIDPSPSNVNMLLGLAEEMLKQKNVESVLFGGKRIAEQTNYEKLDWIAAELVLEHQRRSCRIAPTVAFKQVLPSSNP